A genomic region of Limnohabitans curvus contains the following coding sequences:
- the rimO gene encoding 30S ribosomal protein S12 methylthiotransferase RimO translates to MTEVTTPKVGFVSLGCPKALTDSELILTQLSAEGYQTSKTFAGADLVIVNTCGFIDDAVKESLDTIGEALAENGKVIVTGCLGARQGEGGSNLVMQMHPSVLAVTGPHATQEVMDAVHTHLPKPHDPFIDLVPNSFGEAGVKLTPKHYAYLKISEGCNHRCTFCIIPSMRGDLVSRPIGDVLKEARALFEGGVKELLVISQDTSAYGVDVKYVTGFFDGQPIKTRTLELAQALAKLAQTYGAWVRLHYVYPYPSVDDIIPLMATGHVLPYLDVPFQHSHPDVLKRMKRPASGEKNLERIARWRELCPQIVIRSTFIAGFPGETEEEFEHLLNFVREAEIDRAGCFAYSPVDGAAANDIPGMLSQEVREARQARFMEVAEEVSIAKLKSRIGSTIQVLVDSAPAGGRKGGVGRSYADAPEIDGVVKLLPPEKLSKVLKVGEFTRAKVVATDGHDLVALPI, encoded by the coding sequence ATGACTGAAGTAACCACACCTAAAGTTGGCTTCGTGAGCTTGGGCTGTCCCAAGGCTTTGACCGACTCCGAATTGATCCTGACGCAACTCAGCGCCGAGGGCTATCAAACCTCTAAAACTTTTGCTGGCGCTGACTTGGTCATCGTCAACACCTGCGGCTTCATTGATGATGCTGTGAAAGAAAGCTTAGACACGATTGGCGAAGCCTTGGCTGAAAACGGCAAGGTCATCGTGACAGGCTGCTTAGGCGCACGACAAGGCGAAGGTGGCTCTAACTTGGTGATGCAAATGCACCCCAGCGTGTTGGCTGTCACAGGCCCACACGCCACGCAAGAGGTGATGGACGCGGTGCACACACATTTGCCCAAGCCGCATGACCCATTCATCGACTTGGTGCCCAATAGCTTTGGTGAAGCAGGTGTCAAGCTCACACCCAAGCACTACGCGTATTTGAAAATCAGCGAAGGCTGTAACCACCGTTGCACGTTTTGCATCATCCCGTCCATGCGCGGTGATTTGGTGAGCCGTCCGATTGGCGACGTGCTGAAAGAAGCGCGCGCTTTGTTTGAAGGCGGCGTGAAAGAACTTTTGGTGATCAGCCAAGACACATCGGCCTACGGCGTAGATGTGAAATACGTCACAGGTTTCTTTGATGGCCAGCCCATCAAGACGCGCACCTTAGAGCTGGCACAAGCTTTGGCCAAGTTGGCCCAAACCTATGGCGCTTGGGTGCGATTGCACTATGTGTACCCATATCCGAGTGTGGATGACATCATTCCTTTGATGGCCACGGGCCATGTGTTGCCGTATTTGGATGTGCCGTTCCAGCACAGCCACCCCGATGTGTTGAAGCGCATGAAGCGCCCAGCCAGCGGTGAGAAAAACTTAGAACGCATCGCCCGCTGGCGCGAGCTGTGCCCACAAATCGTGATTCGCAGCACTTTCATTGCTGGCTTTCCTGGCGAGACCGAAGAAGAGTTTGAGCATTTGCTGAACTTCGTGCGCGAAGCCGAGATTGACCGTGCCGGTTGCTTTGCCTACAGCCCCGTGGACGGCGCCGCGGCCAATGACATTCCAGGCATGCTGTCGCAAGAGGTGCGTGAGGCACGCCAAGCGCGTTTCATGGAAGTGGCAGAAGAAGTGTCGATTGCCAAGCTCAAGAGTCGCATTGGCTCGACCATTCAGGTGTTGGTCGACTCAGCACCCGCGGGTGGCCGCAAAGGTGGTGTGGGCCGTAGCTACGCCGATGCACCTGAGATTGATGGCGTGGTGAAGTTGTTGCCACCTGAGAAACTCAGCAAAGTATTGAAAGTGGGTGAGTTCACCCGCGCCAAAGTGGTAGCGACAGATGGTCATGACCTTGTCGCATTACCGATTTAA
- the phaR gene encoding polyhydroxyalkanoate synthesis repressor PhaR: MSSKKSTTSDDTQDRVIKKYPNRRLYDTASSSYVALADIKQLVMHNTPFRVMDAKSGEDLTRSILLQIILEHESEGSPILTEQVLANIIRFYGHSMQGFMGSYLEKNVQTFMDNVPQLPIVPTLVSSYAEQLQKQTEHMMDVMGLKRK; encoded by the coding sequence ATGAGCAGCAAAAAATCGACCACTTCAGATGACACGCAAGACCGCGTGATCAAGAAGTATCCCAATCGCCGCTTGTATGACACCGCGTCATCCAGCTATGTGGCCTTGGCAGATATCAAACAACTGGTGATGCACAACACCCCATTTCGGGTGATGGATGCCAAGTCAGGGGAAGATCTGACGCGCAGCATTTTGTTGCAAATCATCTTGGAGCATGAGTCGGAAGGCTCACCCATCCTGACCGAGCAGGTCTTGGCCAACATCATTCGCTTTTATGGGCATTCGATGCAAGGCTTCATGGGCTCTTACCTTGAGAAGAACGTGCAAACGTTCATGGACAACGTGCCACAGCTGCCCATCGTGCCCACGCTGGTGAGTAGCTATGCCGAACAATTGCAAAAACAAACCGAACACATGATGGATGTGATGGGGCTGAAACGTAAATGA